ctgtccgtccgtccgtccgtccgtccgtccgtccgtctgtcaccaggctgtatctcacgaaccgtgatagctagacagttgaaattttcacagatgatgtatttctgttgccgctataacaacaaatactaaaaacagaataaaataaagatttaaatggggctcgcatacaacaaacgtgatttttgaccaaagttaagcaacgtcgggagtggtcagtacttggatgggtgaccgtttttttttttgctttttttttttcgtttttttttttgcattatggtacggaacccttcgtgcgcgagtccgactcgcacttgcccggtttttatatcCGACGAAGTACCTATTAGGATCCCTAGGTTTTAACTCCTTAGCAGTAAGGCGGAATAACAATCTCCAGTGACAGTATGCGGAATTTTACGTGGCGATACAGACTGTCCCGAGCTGATAGGAAGAGTTGTTAGACTCGCTGTTCCATTTGTGCCCGAAAATCTCCTTAGACCGCGAAGTCACAACCTTTTGGCAGTACCAATGGCCCGCggacctctcacttgcggcccgccaGCCTCTCtcgctattttgtatgtaatattgacaaacgacaatgtctgataaagtcataaatattaacaaagtcaacttcggtaactactatttggcccttggctgctaaaaggttgccgaccgctgccttatgggatcactcgtgtgtctgtctgtcaccattccccccctttatctccgaaactactggggctaaaattttgaaaaaagtacacaaaatagttctttacctatagatgacaggggTGAGTcagacttaattacttagtttttggtCCGACcgccgacccctacgggtttttttaaagacatttcatgaTTTCATTCacattccacataaaaaaatatctacattgttaaaaatagggaaatgtacggaacccatggaacgcgagtccgactcgcacttgaccggtttttttatcttttaatgtaatgtattgCTGTACGTTTTTCGTAAATACGATACGCTCGTGGGTAACCgccgtttaatttatttatggaGCAAACAGTTTTAGCATGCGATGTCTGCCTCTGCCCGTGACCTTGGCACAGAAGGCCTTTTATTGACttgtttgtattttcctttgaAATTATGTTGGAACAGGCGAGGGAGGCGGACTattgaaaaaatatatgaaggtcaaaaagtTTATACGCAATGTAAATTTATGATCGGTTGTATGAGCGTGTTGAGCAAagatttaaccctttaccaggctgacatttcagaAATGGCAATCGAACGTCAGTCTTactcttactcatcgaaaatagaacacatgtttgaagtgctctatgtgggaaatatatatcccttagcccggtaaagggttaataaaCTACCTTCGGCATTTGGGTAAAAATTAAGTACAAAAGTACCTTGATTGAGTACCATATGAAAATATGTGTGGGTATGTAATGTCGGAggtatttcaatcaaaattgttaTTACATTAACATGTTATTAGAAATACACCACAATTTCATGCCGATAAAATTACCCAATTGAGTAAAATCAAACCACAGCTAAATAACACTAACGTCAATTGGGCTAGGAATACTGGGACAAGAGAAAGAAATTCAATTTTCAAGTTGTTCCCTGGGTAACATGTTTTGTTGGGGCGTTAGGCTCACGATTGCTCCGAACAGACATTaaaggtacagtcgacgtcaaagatatgtttacatttttcgccttattacaaaggagtaaggtgcaaaagtgtaaacatatttttgacgtcgactataCGATctaaggttggtattccacctgtcccaatctcttggtccaatgtcattgcatctcactctctcactaagcaaaatgtgagatgcaaaaATGCTGGAGAATCAATCGACCAAGAATATAAATTAGGCTAATCGATACTCGGAAATCAGCGAATGTGACTGACCTTGTTTTTGTCGTTCTGGGAAATCCTCCCAGACACAGGCTGCCCTTGGATACGCCAGTTTATCGCGTTAAGGTTCCATTCGGATGCAGACTGCaccagcattactgcagcagtagtgatgcgcgatattactgccgactgcattactgtcgcaaatgtcaaaaatctgggcagcaacatcgattttgacattagGGAACAAAATTTAATGGTTTGCGGGgaattatacttaaataaataacgatataatataatacctgTTGAACTCAGGCCTtagatattttcaattttaccGGTTAATCTTGTTCCACAAAAACAATAGACGAACGAATTTAGCATACAATGGtaagtatagttggtcaagcagatcttgtcactagaaaaaggcggcaaatttgaaaaatgtaggcgcgaagggatatcgtctcatagaaaatttgaatttcgcgcctttttctactcacaagatttgcttgaccatctatacagggtcattttttgaccgttagccatattgtgcgaggtgattaggtgggtttgtgatttcggggttggtcccatagaaaaagttgtttagtatggcctacctaatcacctcgcacaatatggctaacgatccaaaaatgaccctgtaaaTCAATAGTGCGTCCAGTTCAGCCACAAAATGTTACCGATTACGATGCTTTACGAGTATCTAATGGTGCACTAGCGGCACATTCGTCAAATCCTTTTAATTACCGACTTTTGCTACTGTAACCAAAgataatagatagtatagaggggtcctgtcatagtaagttttgtagtcacagtaaatttactgccatctatcgacacacgactaaaactcaaaatgaaaacgtataaaattatcaaaataatgtatatatatggataaatgattttattatttttatatcattttgacccatgttcatttactgatatctatgtgttaaaattgttaaatagtaaacggtgtcgtcacgccatctagtcgaccataggccaaaggtgtgtgcgccatctatccgagaatgactttttcttgatttccgaggcacgttttttccttagactttattcatcttatacaaAGTTACATGTCTTTGCTGTAACTAAATCTTTATTTCCTTTTACAGGTAACAGAACCCCACTACTGCGTGCGCTTCAACTCGCAAGAGCACGTGCGCGAGCGCGGCGTACAGGCCGGCGCCGACGTGTTCATCGCACCGGCCAGTCAGCACACCAGCTATGTGTTCCTCACGGAGCTCATGAAGTGAGTATAAATAACAACACTACTGCGTCCACCTCAACTGGCAAGAGCAGGGCGTACAAGCCGGCGCCGACGTGTTCATCGCACCGGCCAGTCAGCACACCAGCTATGTGTTCCTCACGGAGCTCATGAAGTGAGTATAAATAACAACACTACTGCGTCCACCTGAACTGGCAAGAGTAGGGCGTACAGGCCGGCGCCGACGTGTTCATCGCACCGGCCAGTCAGCACACCAGCTATGTGTTCCTCACGGAGCTCATGAAGTGAGTATACCTATTACCTAAGCACAGACTAATGGTTAtctgttttacaagggggcaaagttgttgtttaaccgctcgtgctaataatattttcaatgtacgagggttaaacaaaatttgccccaaagtgaaacacaaactttttcaccacaccaacacgaagcaaatattaaatgtaaaatatcaaacaaaatcaaatccaaatgaatgttattaaatatttatcatccaaaatcatcatttaaaagtcaattctaccagcaaacataagaaaacaactcaaaatttgcattttattactttgcctcacatgtgaataaaatgcaactttgctatcagtttttgaagtgcaaagtaagcctttccgagctgttgtggtgaaaataatattACTACGTACCGAAGTTCACTGTATAACAAAACCCCTGTTTAAGTATACCGAACGTGCCTAAACGTTGCTGATTGGACTGAGATTTTTCGAAAGGCGGGATATGGGCGTGGCTACCGCTAGAGTTGGCACCGTCCGAAGCTTAGCGATCTATCAAATTTGGCTGTATAAAATTGTATCAAAAATTATCCGTTCCGGCAAccactgctagacaccaaaattggtgtgggccgcatgtacttgtagcagcacggcgaaatcgcggagtgagccaggCGTGGGCCTGGTATAAGTAAAGGGTTTCGATTTTCGAAGCTAAGAAACTTTTGGATGTATGTACATAGAAGAGTGGCACTTAATCTACGTCCGTAGTGACCCTGCCAATGAAGCATGTGCTGGGACTTGGGTTTGAATTCcattaagggcatttatttgtttgATTACCTACATAATGAGCAAGGATGATTGCTGACTGAAGGAAATTCTTCCGGACAGGTAACCCGAAATAAGTAAAGGTACCTTCTCAGACCTATATTCCGGCAATCCAACATTGCCAGTAAAAGGTGAGAAGTTTAAATTTAGTTACAAATTCAGTATGAATattaatacaaatatttatttctcaGAGTAAAAGGCTCGGACGCGTCCTGGTTAAACGACGTAGAGCCGCCGCCGCACCAAGTTGAGTATTCCGACGACGAAGAAGAGAGAAGAGCTAAGAAGGCCGGCAAGGAACAGAAACAGAAGCCCGAGGACTCTGATGGCGAGACTTCTAAACGTAAACCCAGGTATACATTGTCAtatttattaaccttttggactccaatgaccgatatatccgcaccgtaggtccaacgccaaagaccgattaatccgtcacagaccacagagcaacacagACCTACgtacatatgcataaagttcaatttctgTTTTGcaacttcggtgacgtggcgtccgagtgacagctattgtgtttgacacggcgtcgaaaaggttaataagCATCGTTACCATAAAATAACCTCAAATTTTAAGGTGATCATCAGCCGTTCTTGTTCATCAAATGGTGCTTCCTGAGAGCAAATGCATAGATTATAAAAAATCTCTATAGGTGAAGCTTAAAATATTTGAAGAGTTCCTTCGTTCTATAGGATACTATCCAAAGATGACAAAGATCTTGACGTGATGATGTCGCCACCAACTGTGAAGAAAATCGTTACATTAAACGAAATTTCCAAACGGGTCTGCGTATCAAGAAATCGGGCAACAAAACAAACAACGTAGAAAAAACAAATCTCCCGATGAATCGAGACCCTCTTTTGAAATCTGTTAAAATTATCGTAGTAAACGTGTAGCCAAAGTTCATGTCGCTCAAGTTTGAAAGGCCAGGGGGGTAAATATAATCCAGGAAAAAGAAAATTATATGTATCTAATCGCCGTTTAGGAAATccacaaatattattatttctcaTGCCGATGTGTCTTTTCAGGAACCAAAGACCTTCAGAATCCAGCAGCCGGTTCGGCAGCGGCCCGTCCCGCGGCCGCAACCCCTTCTCCGCCGCGcgccgccccgcgccgcgccccgTGCCCGCCGCCCGCGCGCCCCCCACCGACTTCCTTCCCCCCTTCGCCCCTTCTTTCCCACCCCCGTTTAACCCCGCTACGCCACCCCCGTTCATGCCTAACGCTTTCCAGTTTGGGGGTTCGCCTCGGATGCCCCCCATGCCCCCGATGATGCCCCCGTTCCGCCACGCGGTCCCCATATTCGGAGCCAACTTCTGCGGGAATCAGCCGCAGTGGATGAACGGCCCCCCACCCCCTCCGGGTACTTAAATGCATGTTACGtatcttatattataataattagtaTAGTTGTAC
This genomic interval from Cydia splendana chromosome 15, ilCydSple1.2, whole genome shotgun sequence contains the following:
- the LOC134797465 gene encoding H/ACA ribonucleoprotein complex non-core subunit NAF1; translation: MANLNESNNKNVSLSLIAEYGTSDSDSDDTETRSNNTNDSDAAELSEMVLKNNIINACAHGPLSRPSAREEVEKSRHMIIDSSESGVVEYEVTEYREDSDSDSDSSSDSSDSDVDSVKDILEELSSSDETETPRAEKAEPPRVQGELGLDDLPPIEDLAISLPAQEMTKIGTIASIVDRLVIVRAFPETPAVDLDSVLFLDNGAKALGKVFDVFGQVTEPHYCVRFNSQEHVRERGVQAGADVFIAPASQHTSYVFLTELMKVKGSDASWLNDVEPPPHQVEYSDDEEERRAKKAGKEQKQKPEDSDGETSKRKPRNQRPSESSSRFGSGPSRGRNPFSAARRPAPRPVPAARAPPTDFLPPFAPSFPPPFNPATPPPFMPNAFQFGGSPRMPPMPPMMPPFRHAVPIFGANFCGNQPQWMNGPPPPPGT